From the genome of Lineus longissimus chromosome 8, tnLinLong1.2, whole genome shotgun sequence, one region includes:
- the LOC135492246 gene encoding protein SPT2 homolog has translation MDFRKLLSLASKKQQNVEKSVVTVGKRYDTSVPPPSREVKKKLVGVQSAAVRAFLEKKEKEQKHKEFAEKKKAEKCQEYMQQYVNSKKHAKGANGIQLHTPEKRKPEHIKIPKISQGGMKADGKSESELRVSTKITTKLIHPSARNSHKSAAKEKPSLFTTFKEKGSKDGNHLASTAKESRDSHRKERITDNAKRLIQKREQERQREKTLASKGKTKMVKRAHQSRAKAPMSFQDILKLAQNKDKGVGSVSGAEKDWHKVPEDRPMTQEEKDRLARKQTKEYQEKYSSAASKKGSVPISTDTVKSQISRAREMPSNKVEPKGNGAILKVKTNGASSKPSLSRPGVKTAPPSGGRPVQLPQKKYAETRENVLICRPASSKQKSDSEDEPEQHLSAWDRIYKKMNKNRPVKRKYDDEEIFEDDYEDDYSDDLDNFIDDGPVEGQAGVSKYIREIFGYDKRKFRNERIDDIDNMETNFASQMKEEARSTRLGKQEDLEDMRQEELMAKRKVAMMKNAKKTKR, from the exons GTTGTTACAGTCGGTAAGAGATATGATACATCGGTTCCTCCTCCAAGCAGGGAAGTGAAGAAGAAACTAGTTGGTGTACAGTCGGCAGCAGTTAGAGCATTCCTTGAGAAAAAGGAGAAGGAACAAAAACACAAAG AATTCGCAGAGAAAAAGAAGGCTGAAAAATGCCAAGAGTATATGCAGCAGTATGTCAACTCAAAGAAGCATGCAAAGGGTGCTAATGGTATTCAGTTGCACACACCAGAAAAAAGGAAACCAGAACATATAAAGATTCCAAAAATCTCTCAAGGTGGTATGAAAGCTGATGGAAAATCTGAATCCGAATTGAGGGTGAGCACTAAGATCACTACAAAACTAATCCATCCGTCAGCCAGAAACTCTCATAAAAGTGCAGCTAAGgaaaaaccaagtttatttacAACTTTTAAAGAAAAGGGATCAAAGGATGGAAACCATTTGGCGAGTACGGCAAAAGAGAGTCGGGATAGTCATAGAAAGGAGAGGATTACAGATAATGCCAAACGCTTGATTCAAAAAAGGGAGCAAGAGAGGCAACGAGAAAAAACCCTTGCTTCAAAGGGTAAAACGAAGATGGTCAAAAGGGCCCACCAATCTAGGGCAAAGGCTCCTATGTcatttcaagacattttaaaaCTTGCTCAGAATAAAGATAAAGGTGTGGGGAGTGTGAGTGGTGCTGAGAAGGATTGGCACAAAGTGCCAGAAGACCGTCCCATGACCCAGGAAGAAAAGGACCGTCTCGCTAGAAAGCAGACTAAGGAATACCAAGAGAAGTATAGTTCGGCTGCTTCAAAAAAAGGTTCAGTTCCTATTAGTACAGACACTGTCAAATCACAAATCTCTCGAGCAAGAGAGATGCCGTCCAACAAGGTGGAGCCAAAGGGCAATGGTGCTATTCTTAAAGTAAAAACAAATGGTGCATCATCAAAACCATCTCTGTCCCGTCCTGGTGTTAAAACTGCCCCACCTAGTGGTGGGAGACCTGTGCAGTTGCCGCAGAAAAAGTATGCTGAAACACGCGAGAATGTTCTCATCTGTCGCCCGGCATCCAGCAAACAAAAGAGTGACTCTGAGGACGAACCAGAACAACATCTCTCAGCCTGGGACAGGATCTATAAAAAGATGAACAAAAATCGACCAG TGAAAAGAAAATACGACGATGAGGAGATATTTGAAGATGATTACGAGGATGACTACAGTGATGACTTGGATAACTTTATTGATGACGGACCAGTGGAGGGGCAAGCAGGAGTCTCGAAATATATCAGAGAAATATTCGGTTATGATAAACGAAA ATTCCGCAATGAGCGcattgatgacattgacaacaTGGAGACCAACTTTGCTAGTCAGATGAAGGAGGAGGCAaggag cACTCGTCTCGGGAAACAGGAAGATTTGGAGGACATGAGACAGGAGGAGCTGATGGCCAAACGGAAGGTGGCGATGATGAAGAATGCAAAGAAGACAAAGAGATAA